In bacterium, the genomic window CCGGCGTTGACTCCTGCACCTGGTATGCAGTCACTGGCCCGTGCTGAGGGCCGAAGCCGATGGCGACCTTCTGCGTCTTCCCGTTCCGCCCCGTCTCCGCCTCGGCGTGCACGAACCCGAGGCTCACCGCCCTGATGTTCGTCAGTTCCATCTTCCGGCCCTTCGGGAATATCACGCCGCCCTGCTGCTTCAGCAGGTTTATCATGTCCGATAGGTAGTCGCCGGCTTTGTCCGAGATACGTCCCTCAGCCTCACTCGTCTCAAACTGCGGCACTGGCGTGGCAGCGCCCGGCGCTTCGACCGCCGGAGCCGGTATCGCCTCGACCGTGAACGGCCCGCTCACGCGCACGACGCCCGACTTCTTGAACGGCCTGTCATAGAGAGTCTCCTGCGGCGCGTTCCGCCGAATCGTCGCATCGATGTCCTTGCGCTTGCTTCTCTTTACGTCCCAGAACTCCAGATACGCTTCCTTCGCGTCCTTGTCCCATGCCTTGTCGACCTCTCGCGGCACTTCCCACTCCTGCCACTTCTTGCGCAGCGCCCTGCTCACCGCCTTCAGCGCCTCGTCTATCTCTGGCTGGTACTTGGCCGCAATCGCGTCTATCTCGGGATTCTTCGCGATTGACTCAAGCATGATGTGCGGCACCGTTTCGTATTTGAACCCGGCCGCAGGCCCGCGCTCCGTGTCCTGCAACTCGAAATAGTCATACTTCGCCGTCAGCAACCGCTGCCGCGCAATCTGCAATGCCACTCTTGATGTGTCGCAAGTTACCCACCTTCGACCCCACTTCTCTGCACAGAACGCGGCTGTCCCGCTCCCGCACGTCGGGTCAAACACCAGATCGCCGGGGTCCGTCGTCATGAGGATGCAGCGCTCGATGACCTTGGAATTGGTCTGGACGACGAAGAGCTTCGGATCTCCGTAGCCGGCGATCCCCGTATCAGTCCACATGTTCGTCAGAGGGAAGACGGGGAAGTCGTCCATGTAGCGAACATAGGAAAGTGTCTTTCCGATGAGGATGAGTCGTTCTGCCCTAGATAGACGCTGCAAGCCATCTACTGTTGTCTTCCAGTGGTTGTTCTTGCTAGGGTGAAGAACCTCACCCTGAAACTCGAAGTGCGCGTCCGTCTTGGTAGCTCCTTGGGAGTCCGTCCCTCCTGGCTTGAATACCCTACTCTCTTGCGGAAGTAGACCCTTATCCGTCAATTCCTGTGCGGTCAGTCTTCGCCTGTCCCCGCCAGGCAGTTCGACCCACTCGTACCCCTTTGCGCCCTCTTCACCGAACTCCTTGAACGAGTAGACTTGGCGATACCGTAGCTCCTCCCGTGCCCTTCCGTACCAAAGTAGGTAGTCACAGACGGTATCGATTAGCTCGCCCGCGAAGCCGCTTGTCTTGACGAACGGTACAATGGCAACGCAGTTCTCACGTCCAAAGACCTCGTCCATGAGGTTTCTAGCGAGATGCAGGTTCTCGTCGTTGATTTGCACGAAGACCGAACCGGATTCGGTAAGAAGGTCTTTGGCGAGGAGGAGCCGGTCGCGGAGGTAGGCAAGATAGGAATGGATGCCGAGCTTCCATGTATCACGGTAGGCTTTGATTTGCTCTGGCTCACGGGTCAGGTCGTCGTCTTTGTCCTTAACATCGCGGCGGTCGGTGCGGGCCTGCATGTTGGAGGAATACTTGATGCCGTAGGGCGGGTCGATGTAGATGCACTGGAACTTGCCCGCCATTCCCTCTTTCACGAGCATCGAGTTCATGACGAGGAGAGAGTCGCCGAGTATCAGCCGGTTGGCCCAGCCGACGTCGTGCTTGTAGAACTCAATCTGTTGGTCAGCGGGTAGCTCGTTGTTGCCGAACAGGGCGAGTTGTGGTTCGGGCTTCTTTACCGCCTCCAGGATGGCGCGGGTCGAGACGCGCTCGTGGATATGGAGCGATACCGTGTCGACCTCAAAGGACGTGTGCTCGACCTTGCCTGCCCAGACCAGTTGTGGGTCAAGGTGCGGGTCGTAGGCGTACTTCTCGACCTGACGTTCGTGGGTTTCATAGGTCGGCGCGATTCCGGCGGGCGGATTGTTCTTCCGCTTCGCCTGCTTGTGCCGATAGTCACCGACATTGTCCTGACCTTCCGTCTTGCGTCCTCTGGGCATATCGCTCACCTCCAACCGCGTGGGTACATGTCCCTGATAGCCGCGCTCCGGCCTGAATTCACCGGGAGGTTATAGCCAGAAAACGACCCGGAGTCAAGCTGGCGGCCCGAGAACCGGCGGCGTCTGCATATTTCGCTGTAAACTTTGCCCGGAATTACGTACACTTAAGGTAGACCCGCACTGGGTGTATTACCCACCAGGTGCGAACGCCCAGCGGCGTAGCAGTGTTGTGAATGACCCGGCAACGGCGGCTCACACATGTCGCGTCTATGTTCGGTGATGGTACACTGGAGTAGGCATTTATTGATACGGTGAAGGTGAAGAACATCCATAATAGCCGTTGCGATATGAGAAGCTCAGTTTTCGCAAACGCGAAGAGGTGCTGTTATGGATATGTCTCAGAACCGTCGCCGGTCCGCGTGCCCGAAGGGAAGTGGCGGTTATTCCTATCAGAGTATCGAGGATTACATATCGGAGAACTACGACTCATGCCGCAGGGTAGTACGCACAATGCTGGTGAGGTTCGGGCTGCACGGCGAAGTGCTTACGCAGGCAGTGGATGCGGTGCTCGAGCGGGCGGTCGCGAACAAAGATACGTACTGTCCCCAGAAGGGCGAACCCCTGCAGTGGTTGATTGGGATAGCCCGGAACTACTCCGTAGACCACTTCCGCTCTGTAAAGAACGCCCCGCAGATGGTCTGGATAGACGAACCTGGCATCGCAAAGTCCCTCCCTACGATCGAGGACCCGGCACGGGCATACGAGCGGCAGAGACTGGTCGAGCGGCTGACGGCGGCGGTCGATGCTCTTCCGAAGGGGCAGAGAGACGCGGTCCGCTTCTGCGACCTCGACGAGGTCCCCCACGAAGATGCCGCGGCGCAGATGGGCATTCCAGTTCGTCGGCTGCGACAGTGGCTGTACGAAGGAAGGGATGCTCTGGGCCGAATCCGCGAGCTGAGGAGGCTCTACTATGGCAGTGACTTCTCATGGAAAGAAGCGCGTTCCCGGAAGGGCCGAAATCGCGGCAATGATGGAGTTCGAGGCTGAGCTTGCGTCCGGTCGGAAGCCGGACGTCGCCGCGCATCTTGCCCGTCATCCTCGGATAGCGCGTCGCCTGCTGCCCGTCTTCGATGGTATGCTATTTCTCCAAGCTGTGAAGCGCGTAGGGCGCAAGCAGTAGCCTGAACTGACGGTATCGCCCCGGCCACACGGCCGGGGCTTTTATCGTGTAAGAACTGTCGTCACTACCGTATTCCTACGTGAAGGGGTTTGGCTGAGGCCAGGCCCCACAGAATCCGAGAATGACTGAATGCGGGGAAACCCGCGGGAAGGAAGGGATCATGACTGATCCTACTAAGAGAATCGCCAACTGGAATGCGAAGTACGATACGACTCGCATCAAGGCGACGCTGGACGCTAAGCGGGCAGACATGCTCGCAAGCGTCTCTGCCGTGTTCCCGATGATCGCGGCGATGGAGCTGCAGGTGAAACAGGTCTGCGATGGCGCGGGTGTTCCGACCATCCAGTATCCGTTCTACCTCTGCTTCGGCCGCGAGATGTGGTCGCTCTCCCGGAAAGACATCTCCGGTGAGTCGTTCGCCCAGGAAGCCGCGATTCTCATCGCGAAGTGGACTGCACGCGGCCTGCAGGGGCCGGTGCTGCAGGCCATCCGCACCGACGTCTTCAACGTCAGCGCACCGATAGCGCCGTAACGGGAAAAATGGGGACTGTACCGCGCCAAGTCCGACGTCGGCGCTCTGAGGGACTGTCCCCATTTTTCACGACGGTTGGGAAGGAGAAGCGGGCGGGGCCGGGCGACCGACTCCGCCCGCCGATTGACGAAGAACGAGAAATGAGGAACGATGTACGAAGCGGAAGGAGGTGATAGCTATGCTGTTCATAGTACAGGCTCTAGTGTTCCTGCTTCAGACGGCGCTGGGGGCTTCGGGGGTTAACCTGACGCTCACGGCTGCTGGGTCTGCACCTTCGGGTGCGACGTTGCTGGGTACCACGGCAGTCGTGCAGAGCGGGGTGGCCGTTCTGACCATCTCGCGCGGCACCGGGCCGTCGAAGAAGACGTACTGGACCGGCTACTGGTCGGCTGCCGTCAGCTAATCAGGGCTGGTGAGGGAGGAAGGGCCGCGCCATTCCGGCGCGGCCTTCTGCTTTGGAGACACGGCGACGACACGGGCGATTCCTGACGCCATAGAAACGCCAAAGGCCGCTGGCGACCGCCGTACTGCCTGACTCCGTTAGCTAGCTGACCGGGCTCGGCCAAGCGGGCAACCCATTTCCGATTCGAGTTTGACGCGGCCGGAGGACGCGAACTGTCAGTTCCCGGGTCCAGGCTCATGGTACATAGTTCCCAGTTCCCAGTTCCTAGTTCCCAGTCCCTGCTTCCTAATCCCTAACCCCCAATCCCCAATCCTACTGCCCACCCCACGCGGTTCATTTAAGTGAACCCTCTCATTCTGGGTCCAAGATCGTCGATTGCAGATTGGTCGCGGCCAAGCGGGCAACCCATTTCCGACTCCAGATTGTCGATTGTTGATCGACCTCGCCCAAGCGCGGGTTCCTCTTCAGGAGTCTGCGCTGTTGCCTACGATCTTCCGCTTCTTACTCCCAACGGCCATCCCACGCGGTTCATTTAAGTGAACGGGCAGGATTCCAGGATTCAAGGAGTCCAGGAGTCCAGGAGTCGAGTTGCGGGAGGGAGGTCTGACAGCCGACAGCTCTCAGCTAGCAATTTGCAGCTCGCGGCCTGCCGGCCGTGGCAGGCTAGCGGGAGGAGTGTTCCGCGATGAGCCGTCGGACCTTGGGTAAGAGCGCGCTGGGGACTTCAACCATGGTCAGTCCGCGCTGCGCGTATGCCGCTTCGTCTTCAGCGACCGCTTCTTGTTCGGTCTGGCTCTCGTAGTGTGCCAGCAGGCGCTGAACTCGCTCTTGGTCCCAGCCGGGAGGGAAATGCTGTTTCTTCATCGCTTGCGGCTTCGGGATTCGCGAATCGCGGCGA contains:
- a CDS encoding site-specific DNA-methyltransferase — translated: MPRGRKTEGQDNVGDYRHKQAKRKNNPPAGIAPTYETHERQVEKYAYDPHLDPQLVWAGKVEHTSFEVDTVSLHIHERVSTRAILEAVKKPEPQLALFGNNELPADQQIEFYKHDVGWANRLILGDSLLVMNSMLVKEGMAGKFQCIYIDPPYGIKYSSNMQARTDRRDVKDKDDDLTREPEQIKAYRDTWKLGIHSYLAYLRDRLLLAKDLLTESGSVFVQINDENLHLARNLMDEVFGRENCVAIVPFVKTSGFAGELIDTVCDYLLWYGRAREELRYRQVYSFKEFGEEGAKGYEWVELPGGDRRRLTAQELTDKGLLPQESRVFKPGGTDSQGATKTDAHFEFQGEVLHPSKNNHWKTTVDGLQRLSRAERLILIGKTLSYVRYMDDFPVFPLTNMWTDTGIAGYGDPKLFVVQTNSKVIERCILMTTDPGDLVFDPTCGSGTAAFCAEKWGRRWVTCDTSRVALQIARQRLLTAKYDYFELQDTERGPAAGFKYETVPHIMLESIAKNPEIDAIAAKYQPEIDEALKAVSRALRKKWQEWEVPREVDKAWDKDAKEAYLEFWDVKRSKRKDIDATIRRNAPQETLYDRPFKKSGVVRVSGPFTVEAIPAPAVEAPGAATPVPQFETSEAEGRISDKAGDYLSDMINLLKQQGGVIFPKGRKMELTNIRAVSLGFVHAEAETGRNGKTQKVAIGFGPQHGPVTAYQVQESTPAAKMNGYDVLLFCGFSFDPEARALIQKTPVKGLTVEFVNVAPDVLIGDLLKTGRASQIFTAYGEPDVRLAKGKDDTYVVELAGVDIYDPLTGKADSSPGEDAAAWFLDTDYDGMTFHVCQAFFPGDKDAWDKLQRALRAQIEPETFEQMRGTKSFPFQPGKHKRIAVKVIDFRGNEVPRVVGLK
- a CDS encoding RNA polymerase sigma factor, whose protein sequence is MDMSQNRRRSACPKGSGGYSYQSIEDYISENYDSCRRVVRTMLVRFGLHGEVLTQAVDAVLERAVANKDTYCPQKGEPLQWLIGIARNYSVDHFRSVKNAPQMVWIDEPGIAKSLPTIEDPARAYERQRLVERLTAAVDALPKGQRDAVRFCDLDEVPHEDAAAQMGIPVRRLRQWLYEGRDALGRIRELRRLYYGSDFSWKEARSRKGRNRGNDGVRG